One Paraburkholderia agricolaris genomic region harbors:
- a CDS encoding sterol desaturase family protein, with product MQFDAELLLLAMAPVFLACIGWEAWHLRRTRPGAQLYSWRDTFCNAALALMQQAADKLAWLAIIPVYAFFYDHYRVATWPATWVSFVVLFIAQDLLYYVFHRCSHRVRWLWAAHVVHHSSERMNFSTAFRQSLMYPVAGMWLFWIPLAVLGFPPKQIVAIVLINLGFQFFVHTQAIGKLGWLEYVFNTPSIHRVHHARNDRYIDRNYAGVLVIWDRLFGSYVEEDPHDAPVYGIVEPLHTYNPLKATFHEWASMAADFVSVRGWRNKLCALFAPPAWAADYHARRAAGASTLVAGSGGNSNIEDKHTAAFQTPRRP from the coding sequence ATGCAATTCGATGCCGAATTGCTGCTGCTCGCCATGGCGCCAGTCTTTCTCGCATGCATTGGCTGGGAGGCGTGGCACCTGCGGCGTACGCGCCCCGGCGCGCAGCTTTATAGCTGGCGCGACACGTTTTGCAACGCCGCGCTCGCACTGATGCAGCAAGCCGCCGACAAACTCGCGTGGCTCGCGATCATTCCCGTTTATGCATTCTTCTACGATCACTATCGCGTCGCCACGTGGCCGGCGACCTGGGTGTCGTTTGTCGTGCTGTTCATCGCGCAGGATCTGCTCTACTACGTGTTCCACCGGTGCAGCCACCGCGTGCGCTGGTTGTGGGCCGCGCATGTCGTGCATCATTCGTCGGAGCGGATGAATTTTTCGACCGCGTTCCGCCAGAGCCTGATGTATCCGGTTGCCGGCATGTGGCTCTTCTGGATTCCGCTCGCCGTGCTGGGCTTTCCGCCGAAGCAGATCGTCGCCATCGTGCTGATCAATCTCGGCTTTCAGTTCTTCGTGCATACCCAGGCGATCGGCAAACTCGGCTGGCTCGAATACGTGTTCAATACGCCGTCGATTCACCGGGTGCATCACGCGCGCAACGACCGCTATATCGACCGCAACTATGCTGGCGTGCTGGTGATCTGGGATCGCCTGTTCGGCAGCTATGTCGAGGAAGATCCGCACGATGCGCCGGTGTACGGCATCGTCGAGCCGCTTCACACTTACAACCCGCTGAAGGCGACGTTTCACGAATGGGCGTCGATGGCGGCCGACTTCGTGAGCGTACGAGGCTGGCGCAACAAGTTGTGCGCGCTGTTCGCACCGCCCGCATGGGCTGCGGATTATCACGCGCGCCGCGCCGCCGGTGCGAGTACCCTTGTCGCGGGGTCCGGCGGGAATTCGAATATTGAAGACAAGCATACGGCCGCGTTTCAAACCCCGCGCAGACCGTAG
- the dacB gene encoding D-alanyl-D-alanine carboxypeptidase/D-alanyl-D-alanine endopeptidase, whose product MTHAFFPDFLSACLPSFARRVALRPRSSVSAGSLPRRFAPRTAAWLFACAALGSGAALPLTAQARVKAAHPSVNVTTVLPQSVMIGLQRAHVPLSSISVVVEKVGDRTPIVALNAAKPMMPASTMKLVTTYSGLSILGPDYRWRTNAYADGTLDANGVLHGNLYIQGTGDPKLVPEELIDLVQKIHKAGITGVDGALVLDKRYFDPSTRDLPPFDDDATAPYNVGPDPLLYAFKSLSFTLTPSPDGTVTIDVLPALSQLQIDNQMHAVNGPCRGDAASVSPTVTPQPNGTVVASFDGDYSVRCGPRTLNVAVLDHTAFFAGGFLALWQQTGGTFTGATREGAVPVGARLVATHQGPVLSDIVRDINKFSNNTMARNLFLTIGATEERPPATPAKSARAIKAFLRRDSVDMQDLTLDNGSGLSRDEHVTALSLADLLQRANASPVAQVFVESLPIAGVDGTMRNRLTNQGAGGNAHIKTGTLRDVRAIAGYVASADGNSYVVVSLINDPHSEAARAAHDALLEWVYQGPSQGFTKVSDTVAEPRGSKPRKNPHKRNAH is encoded by the coding sequence ATGACGCACGCTTTTTTCCCTGATTTTTTGTCCGCCTGTTTGCCTTCCTTCGCACGCCGTGTGGCGCTGCGGCCACGCTCCTCTGTCTCTGCCGGCTCCCTGCCGCGCCGCTTCGCGCCGCGCACGGCGGCATGGCTCTTTGCCTGCGCCGCGCTCGGTAGCGGCGCGGCACTGCCGCTGACCGCGCAGGCGCGCGTCAAGGCCGCCCATCCGAGCGTCAATGTCACCACGGTGTTGCCGCAATCGGTGATGATCGGTCTGCAGCGCGCGCACGTGCCCTTGTCGTCGATCAGCGTGGTGGTCGAAAAAGTCGGCGACCGCACGCCGATCGTCGCGCTGAACGCGGCCAAGCCGATGATGCCCGCCTCGACGATGAAGCTCGTCACCACCTACTCCGGCCTGTCGATCCTGGGCCCGGACTATCGCTGGCGCACGAACGCCTACGCGGACGGCACACTCGACGCCAACGGCGTGCTGCACGGCAATCTGTACATTCAGGGCACGGGCGATCCGAAACTCGTGCCCGAAGAACTGATCGACCTCGTGCAGAAGATCCACAAGGCAGGCATCACCGGTGTGGATGGCGCGCTGGTACTCGACAAGCGCTACTTCGACCCCTCCACGCGCGATCTGCCGCCGTTCGACGACGACGCCACCGCGCCGTACAACGTCGGCCCCGATCCGCTGCTGTACGCCTTCAAATCGCTGTCGTTCACGTTGACGCCGTCCCCGGACGGCACCGTCACAATCGACGTGCTGCCGGCGCTCTCGCAGTTGCAGATCGACAATCAGATGCACGCCGTCAACGGCCCGTGCCGCGGCGACGCCGCCTCGGTCTCGCCCACCGTGACGCCGCAGCCCAATGGCACCGTGGTGGCGTCGTTCGACGGCGACTACTCGGTGCGCTGCGGTCCGCGCACGCTCAACGTCGCCGTGCTCGACCACACCGCGTTCTTCGCGGGCGGCTTCCTCGCGCTGTGGCAGCAAACCGGCGGCACCTTCACTGGCGCGACCCGCGAAGGCGCGGTGCCGGTCGGCGCGCGCCTCGTCGCCACGCACCAGGGGCCGGTGCTGTCCGACATCGTTCGCGACATCAACAAGTTCAGCAACAACACGATGGCGCGCAACCTGTTTCTGACGATCGGCGCAACGGAAGAAAGGCCACCCGCCACGCCCGCCAAATCGGCACGCGCGATCAAGGCGTTTCTGCGCCGCGACAGTGTCGACATGCAGGACCTGACGCTCGACAACGGCTCGGGCCTGTCACGCGACGAGCACGTGACCGCGCTCTCGCTCGCCGATCTGCTGCAGCGGGCCAATGCGAGCCCGGTCGCCCAGGTGTTCGTGGAATCGCTGCCGATTGCCGGCGTCGACGGCACGATGCGCAACCGCCTGACCAACCAGGGCGCGGGCGGCAACGCGCACATCAAGACCGGCACCCTGCGCGACGTGCGGGCGATCGCCGGCTATGTGGCCTCGGCGGACGGCAATAGCTATGTGGTGGTGAGCCTGATCAACGACCCGCATTCGGAGGCCGCGCGCGCCGCGCACGACGCCTTGCTCGAATGGGTCTATCAGGGTCCGTCCCAGGGATTTACGAAGGTCTCCGACACCGTTGCCGAACCGCGCGGCAGCAAGCCCAGGAAAAACCCGCACAAGCGCAACGCCCATTGA
- a CDS encoding response regulator, with amino-acid sequence MRILLVEDDRMIAEGVRKALRGEGFAVDWVEDGEAALSAATGQPYDLVLLDLGLPKRDGLEVLRTLRAKGHATPVLILTARDAVADRVKGLDAGADDYLVKPFDLDELGARMRALIRRQSGRSDSTIRHGNLTLDPASHQVTLDGAPVALSAREFALLEALIARPGAVLSKSQLEEKMYGWGEEIGSNTVEVYIHALRKKLGADLIRNVRGLGYMIAKDA; translated from the coding sequence ATGCGCATATTGCTAGTCGAAGACGACCGGATGATCGCCGAAGGCGTGCGCAAGGCGCTACGCGGTGAAGGCTTCGCTGTCGACTGGGTGGAAGACGGCGAAGCGGCGCTCAGCGCGGCGACCGGCCAACCTTACGATCTGGTGCTGCTCGATCTCGGCCTGCCCAAACGCGACGGGCTCGAGGTGTTGCGCACGCTGCGCGCCAAGGGTCACGCCACGCCGGTGCTGATCCTCACCGCACGCGACGCGGTCGCCGACCGCGTCAAAGGACTCGACGCCGGCGCCGACGATTACCTTGTCAAACCTTTCGATCTCGACGAGCTCGGCGCCCGCATGCGCGCGCTGATCCGCCGGCAATCGGGCCGCAGCGATTCGACGATTCGTCACGGCAACCTGACGCTCGATCCCGCCTCGCATCAGGTCACGCTCGACGGCGCGCCGGTCGCGCTGTCGGCGCGCGAATTCGCGCTGCTCGAGGCGTTGATCGCCCGGCCCGGCGCGGTGCTCTCGAAGAGCCAGCTCGAAGAAAAAATGTACGGCTGGGGTGAGGAGATCGGCAGCAATACCGTCGAGGTCTACATTCACGCGCTGCGCAAGAAGCTTGGCGCGGATCTGATCCGCAATGTGCGCGGTCTTGGCTACATGATCGCCAAGGACGCCTGA
- a CDS encoding ATP-binding protein translates to MRSIRRQLLFWLLALVLLGVGIAGWLIYRQALAEANELFDYQLEQIAAALPSEPFSQVLGSRDTGDEGIVLQIWNRNGVLMYYSRPRAPLAPRAELGFSTERTERGDWRVYGAIVGDNVVQLAQPVSVRNRLAANVALRTLWPLIVLLPLLGLAVWVTVGRGLRPLRRVTSALDARHPEALDPLPDQRLPLEVQPLVRALNGLLERLATALDIQKAFVADAAHELRTPLAAVQIQTQLVARAKDDAARGEALADLQAGVTRATRLAEQLLALARSEPDGLAVTNTIDLRALLQDCVVAYAPLAQNRGVDLGIEASEPATVTGDADALRVMFNNLVDNATKYTPRGGRVDVSLSVEEGHPVVRIADSGPGIEPAERERVFDRFYRAGAGADRARTDVAGSGLGLAIVRRIATQHHAAVKLDESAAGGLQVDVRF, encoded by the coding sequence ATGCGTTCGATTCGCCGTCAATTGTTGTTCTGGCTGCTCGCGCTGGTGTTGCTCGGCGTCGGCATTGCGGGTTGGCTGATCTACCGGCAAGCGCTTGCCGAAGCCAACGAACTATTCGACTACCAGCTGGAGCAGATTGCCGCGGCGCTGCCATCGGAACCGTTCTCGCAGGTGCTCGGTTCGCGCGATACCGGCGACGAAGGCATCGTGCTGCAGATCTGGAACCGCAACGGCGTGTTGATGTACTACTCGCGCCCGCGTGCGCCGCTCGCGCCGCGCGCCGAACTCGGCTTTTCGACCGAGCGCACGGAGCGCGGCGACTGGCGGGTGTACGGCGCGATCGTTGGCGATAACGTCGTGCAACTGGCGCAGCCGGTGTCGGTGCGCAACCGGCTCGCGGCGAACGTCGCATTGCGAACCCTCTGGCCGTTGATCGTGCTGTTGCCGTTGTTGGGGCTGGCGGTGTGGGTGACCGTCGGGCGCGGGCTGCGGCCCTTGCGGCGCGTGACCAGTGCGCTCGACGCGCGCCACCCCGAAGCGCTCGACCCGTTGCCCGATCAGCGTCTGCCGCTCGAAGTGCAGCCGCTCGTGCGCGCGTTGAACGGCCTGCTCGAACGGCTCGCCACCGCGCTCGATATCCAGAAGGCATTTGTCGCCGATGCCGCGCACGAATTGCGCACGCCGCTCGCCGCCGTGCAGATCCAGACGCAGCTGGTGGCCCGCGCGAAAGACGATGCCGCGCGCGGCGAGGCGCTGGCCGATCTGCAGGCGGGTGTCACGCGCGCCACGCGGCTTGCCGAACAGTTGCTGGCGCTCGCGCGATCGGAACCCGATGGTCTTGCCGTCACCAATACGATCGATCTGCGCGCGCTGTTGCAGGACTGCGTGGTGGCGTATGCGCCGCTTGCGCAGAATCGCGGCGTCGATCTCGGTATCGAGGCGAGCGAACCCGCTACGGTGACAGGCGACGCCGACGCGCTGCGCGTCATGTTCAACAACCTCGTTGATAACGCAACCAAATACACGCCGCGAGGCGGGCGCGTCGACGTCAGTCTGTCGGTCGAGGAAGGGCATCCGGTGGTGCGGATTGCCGACAGCGGGCCGGGTATCGAGCCGGCCGAACGCGAGCGCGTATTCGATCGCTTCTACCGGGCCGGCGCCGGCGCGGATCGTGCGCGTACCGACGTGGCGGGCAGCGGTCTCGGCCTTGCGATCGTGCGTCGCATCGCGACCCAGCATCATGCGGCGGTGAAGCTCGACGAGTCCGCCGCGGGTGGTCTGCAGGTCGACGTGCGCTTCTGA